From Deferrisoma camini S3R1, the proteins below share one genomic window:
- a CDS encoding molybdopterin-dependent oxidoreductase: MKIRSRSKGTGPTRTGHGRTDRRGFLKAAATALGAGAVAGTPAGFVRRARAGEKNPFPDAKQVKTVCTHCSVGCGVIAEVQNGVWVRQEMDLNHPISRGGLCCKGASLRELAMSDKRLRFPLKRVDGKWQKISWEKALDEIADRLLQIRKESGPDSVFWMGSAKMSNEQCYLFRKMAAMWGTNNVDHQARVUHSTTVAGLANTWGYGAMTNHLNDIRNARSIIMFGSNAAEAHPVAMQHILAAKEKNAAPLIVVDPRFTRTAAKADVYVRLRSGTDVALVMGLVREIVKNGWHDRDFIDKRTFGFEEVMKVAEHYTPEEVQRITGVEPKLLKRVARLLADNRPGTLIWCMGGTQHSHGNNITRSYCILQLVLGNMGKAGGGANVIRGHDNVQGATDMCILSNSLPGYYGLSDGAFKHWAQVWKVDFEWLKGRFDLAYDKKQHNKKGFTMARWYEGVLQPKEKIDQRDNIRALFYWGIAMESQSQMHRVKKALEKLDLLVLVDPFVPSAAVVPDRKNGTYLLPASTQFENEGSVTATARQLQWRFQVLEPLYDSRPDHWIMFELTKRLGFGQEFAKNIEKWPDDCLEEWRSGLQTIGYTGQTVERLKRQREYAHTFDLVTLRANGGPCDGEYYGLPWPCWTTDHPGTPILYDMSKPVMEGGLPFRARFGTEYKGRPLLAAKGVTMPGSQADGGYPEFKGVVKGTNWKTDLSDKTFRAALSKGMAPFGNARARMYVWTFPDPVPIHREPIQTPRPDLLSDYPTYPDKKLQYRVDTAFASAQKADTSKTYPLILTTGRIVQHMGGGAETRANRWLSELAPEMYAEVNPRTANDYGLMDGDWIWIESPQKGRVKVKVKVTLRVDPYTIFLPYHFGGVFEGVSRIERFPEGNAPYVVGESANVVTNYGYDVVTQMQETKTGLCQIRKA, translated from the coding sequence ATGAAGATCCGATCACGCAGCAAGGGCACGGGCCCGACGCGGACGGGCCACGGCCGGACCGACCGGAGGGGGTTCCTGAAGGCCGCGGCCACGGCCCTGGGGGCCGGAGCGGTGGCCGGCACCCCGGCGGGGTTCGTCCGCCGGGCCCGGGCAGGGGAGAAGAACCCGTTCCCGGATGCCAAGCAGGTCAAGACCGTGTGCACCCACTGCTCCGTGGGCTGCGGGGTGATCGCCGAGGTGCAAAATGGGGTGTGGGTCCGCCAGGAGATGGACCTCAATCACCCGATCAGCCGGGGAGGACTGTGCTGCAAGGGAGCGAGCCTCCGGGAGCTCGCCATGAGCGATAAGCGCCTCCGGTTTCCCCTGAAACGCGTAGACGGCAAGTGGCAGAAGATCTCGTGGGAGAAGGCCCTGGACGAGATCGCGGACAGGCTCCTCCAGATTCGCAAGGAGAGCGGCCCGGACAGCGTGTTCTGGATGGGCTCGGCCAAGATGTCCAACGAGCAGTGCTACCTGTTCCGAAAGATGGCCGCCATGTGGGGGACGAACAACGTGGATCACCAGGCCCGGGTCTGACACAGCACCACGGTCGCCGGTCTGGCGAACACGTGGGGCTACGGGGCCATGACGAACCACCTGAACGACATCCGAAACGCCCGCTCCATTATCATGTTCGGATCGAACGCGGCCGAGGCCCACCCCGTGGCCATGCAGCACATCCTCGCGGCCAAGGAGAAGAATGCAGCTCCCCTGATCGTGGTGGACCCCCGGTTCACCCGGACCGCGGCCAAGGCGGACGTGTACGTGCGGCTGCGTTCCGGCACCGACGTGGCACTGGTGATGGGCCTGGTGCGCGAGATCGTGAAGAACGGCTGGCACGACCGGGACTTCATCGACAAGCGCACCTTCGGGTTCGAAGAGGTCATGAAGGTGGCCGAGCACTACACCCCGGAGGAGGTCCAGCGCATCACCGGGGTGGAGCCCAAGCTTCTGAAGCGGGTGGCCCGGCTCTTGGCCGACAACCGCCCCGGCACCCTGATCTGGTGCATGGGCGGCACCCAGCACTCCCACGGCAACAACATCACCCGCAGCTACTGCATCCTCCAGCTCGTGCTCGGGAACATGGGCAAGGCCGGGGGCGGGGCCAACGTCATCCGGGGCCATGACAACGTGCAGGGCGCCACGGACATGTGCATCCTGTCCAACAGCCTGCCCGGGTACTACGGCCTGTCGGACGGCGCGTTCAAGCACTGGGCCCAGGTGTGGAAGGTGGACTTCGAGTGGCTCAAGGGCCGTTTCGACCTGGCCTACGACAAGAAGCAGCACAACAAGAAGGGCTTCACCATGGCCCGCTGGTACGAGGGCGTGCTCCAGCCCAAAGAAAAGATCGACCAACGCGACAACATCCGGGCCCTGTTCTACTGGGGCATCGCCATGGAGAGCCAGAGCCAGATGCACCGGGTCAAGAAGGCCCTTGAGAAACTCGATCTCCTGGTCCTGGTGGACCCGTTCGTGCCCAGCGCCGCGGTGGTGCCCGACCGGAAGAACGGCACGTACCTGCTGCCGGCCTCCACCCAGTTCGAGAACGAGGGGTCGGTCACGGCCACGGCCCGCCAGCTCCAGTGGCGTTTCCAGGTGCTGGAGCCCCTGTACGACTCCCGGCCCGACCACTGGATCATGTTCGAGCTCACGAAGCGCCTGGGGTTCGGCCAGGAGTTCGCCAAGAACATCGAGAAGTGGCCGGACGACTGCCTGGAGGAGTGGCGCAGCGGGCTCCAGACCATCGGGTACACCGGCCAGACCGTGGAGCGCCTGAAGCGCCAGCGCGAGTACGCCCACACCTTCGACCTGGTGACCCTGCGGGCCAACGGCGGCCCCTGCGACGGCGAGTACTACGGGCTTCCCTGGCCCTGCTGGACCACCGATCATCCCGGCACCCCGATCCTTTACGACATGTCCAAGCCGGTGATGGAGGGAGGCCTGCCGTTCCGGGCCCGGTTCGGCACGGAGTACAAGGGCCGGCCCCTGCTGGCGGCCAAAGGCGTCACCATGCCCGGCAGCCAGGCCGACGGCGGCTACCCCGAGTTCAAAGGTGTGGTCAAGGGCACCAACTGGAAGACGGACCTCTCGGACAAGACCTTCCGGGCCGCCCTGTCCAAGGGCATGGCCCCGTTCGGCAACGCCCGGGCCCGGATGTACGTGTGGACCTTCCCGGACCCGGTGCCGATCCACCGGGAGCCGATCCAGACACCCCGGCCGGATCTGCTCTCAGACTACCCGACGTACCCGGACAAGAAGCTCCAGTACCGGGTGGACACCGCCTTTGCGAGCGCCCAGAAGGCCGACACGAGTAAGACCTACCCACTCATCCTCACCACCGGCCGGATCGTGCAGCACATGGGCGGCGGGGCCGAGACCCGGGCGAACCGCTGGCTGTCGGAGCTGGCGCCCGAGATGTACGCCGAGGTGAACCCCCGCACGGCAAACGACTACGGCCTCATGGACGGCGACTGGATCTGGATCGAGAGCCCGCAGAAGGGCCGCGTCAAGGTCAAGGTCAAGGTGACCCTCCGGGTCGATCCCTACACGATCTTCCTGCCCTACCACTTCGGCGGGGTGTTCGAGGGGGTGAGCCGGATCGAGCGGTTTCCCGAGGGCAACGCCCCCTACGTGGTGGGCGAGTCGGCCAACGTGGTCACCAACTACGGTTACGACGTGGTGACCCAGATGCAGGAGACCAAGACGGGTCTGTGCCAGATCCGCAAGGCCTAG
- the fdh3B gene encoding formate dehydrogenase FDH3 subunit beta, translated as MARLKFLCDANRCIACDGCTVMCKNTNDVPRGTFRRRVVTINEGRDGEASISVACMHCSNPPCAAVCPVEAFYQRDDGLVLHSKDKCIGCGYCLFACPFGAPGFPTGTPFGVKGAMDKCTYCAGGPEEDFSEAERRKYGANRIAEGKLPACATACATKALLAGEADEIARIYRRRAMERGSEANAWGWKRAYGKGL; from the coding sequence ATGGCCCGGCTGAAATTCCTGTGTGACGCGAACCGGTGCATCGCCTGCGACGGTTGCACCGTGATGTGCAAGAACACCAACGACGTGCCCCGGGGCACCTTCCGCCGCCGGGTGGTCACGATCAACGAGGGTCGGGACGGCGAAGCCAGCATCTCGGTGGCCTGCATGCACTGCTCCAACCCGCCGTGCGCGGCCGTGTGCCCGGTGGAGGCGTTCTACCAGCGGGACGACGGGCTGGTGCTCCACTCCAAGGACAAGTGCATCGGGTGCGGGTACTGTCTGTTCGCCTGCCCCTTCGGGGCGCCCGGATTTCCCACCGGGACCCCGTTCGGCGTCAAGGGTGCGATGGACAAGTGCACGTACTGCGCCGGCGGGCCGGAGGAGGACTTCTCCGAGGCGGAACGGCGCAAGTACGGGGCCAACCGGATCGCCGAGGGCAAGCTGCCGGCCTGCGCCACGGCCTGCGCCACCAAGGCCCTGCTGGCCGGCGAGGCGGACGAGATCGCCCGGATCTACCGCAGGCGCGCCATGGAGCGGGGGAGCGAGGCCAACGCCTGGGGCTGGAAGCGGGCCTACGGCAAGGGCCTGTAG